In Chitinophaga varians, the following are encoded in one genomic region:
- a CDS encoding heavy-metal-associated domain-containing protein — protein METVQFKTNIKCSGCLEKVTPGLNETAGADNWEVDLQSPDKVLTISADHVDAAAIRKAVETAGYKAETIA, from the coding sequence ATGGAAACAGTTCAATTCAAAACCAATATCAAATGTTCCGGTTGCCTCGAAAAAGTAACTCCCGGATTAAACGAAACCGCCGGTGCAGACAACTGGGAAGTAGACCTGCAGTCACCTGACAAAGTGCTCACTATTTCCGCTGACCATGTAGACGCAGCCGCTATCCGTAAAGCCGTTGAAACAGCCGGTTACAAAGCAGAAACCATCGCCTAA
- a CDS encoding ferredoxin--NADP reductase: MPLSYTWHTQQVIRETTDTVTIIFDTRGENFHYLAGQFINLTLRIDGRPVTRSYSLSSAPGTDAPPAITVKKVSGGLMSSYITENAENIHNWDVDGPYGAFTLDDDTSSYRHIVLLAGGSGITPLFSIARTITRQLPDTRITLLYASRSVPETIFKAALDNWEARHNNIRIQYVLSKHTATADDPANIMTGRLNRIIIKKLIRQAIGESTTPAHFFLCGPAELMKMHQESLTALGVPDTHIRHESFAVETTAPAIALPGNTQEVLLHYYEQSNLLEVQPGQTILAAALEERIPLPYSCQSGTCGRCAARLTQGAVHMQQNYALRKEDIDAGYVLLCQSFPLNNEVTVTMGE; encoded by the coding sequence ATGCCTTTATCATATACCTGGCACACCCAACAGGTCATCCGGGAAACAACAGACACCGTCACTATTATTTTCGATACCCGCGGGGAAAATTTTCACTATCTGGCCGGCCAGTTCATCAATCTCACTTTGAGGATTGATGGACGGCCGGTCACCCGTTCTTATTCCCTTAGCTCCGCACCCGGCACAGATGCCCCTCCCGCCATTACCGTTAAAAAAGTAAGCGGCGGCCTGATGAGCAGCTATATCACCGAAAACGCGGAGAACATCCATAACTGGGACGTTGACGGCCCTTACGGCGCTTTCACCCTGGACGATGACACCAGCAGTTACCGGCACATCGTATTGCTGGCCGGCGGCAGCGGCATCACACCGCTGTTTTCCATTGCGCGGACGATAACCCGCCAACTGCCGGACACGCGCATTACGCTGCTGTATGCCAGCCGGTCCGTCCCGGAAACCATCTTCAAAGCAGCGCTGGACAACTGGGAAGCCCGACACAACAATATCCGCATACAATATGTTTTATCCAAACATACCGCTACCGCGGATGATCCAGCCAATATCATGACCGGAAGGCTCAACAGGATCATTATCAAAAAACTCATCAGGCAAGCCATCGGCGAAAGTACCACACCCGCGCACTTTTTCCTTTGCGGACCGGCGGAACTGATGAAGATGCACCAGGAATCACTGACGGCGCTGGGAGTACCGGACACGCATATACGCCATGAATCGTTTGCCGTGGAAACCACTGCCCCTGCCATCGCCTTGCCCGGTAATACGCAGGAAGTACTGCTGCATTATTACGAGCAAAGCAACCTGCTGGAAGTGCAACCCGGGCAAACCATCCTGGCCGCCGCGCTGGAAGAGAGGATACCGCTGCCGTACTCCTGCCAGTCAGGCACCTGTGGCCGCTGCGCGGCCCGCCTTACACAGGGCGCCGTACATATGCAACAGAACTACGCCCTCCGCAAAGAAGACATCGATGCAGGCTATGTGCTGCTCTGCCAGAGCTTTCCGCTCAATAACGAAGTAACGGTGACCATGGGGGAATAA